A stretch of the Diadema setosum chromosome 16, eeDiaSeto1, whole genome shotgun sequence genome encodes the following:
- the LOC140240203 gene encoding uncharacterized protein — protein MWQLQVYEVAVSRVERMQQKMNSYYRKWLGVPRMLTDLAFFCRSGRLQLPMTSVVEEFKAGKVRLVMMMRESKDQVIAGVRPPIRTGRKWRAEEAADEAVAMAKWKEMQGAVQVGRKEVGFHQGVRWYSKLGRKGRRELVVEAVKEKEEEYRFAKAVQQGVQGAWTRWEGVEQRKVSWNDIWSMSSGAVRFMISSTFDVLPSPVNLQRWGTVEDGGCRVCNKAKGSLEHTLSACGGLLQVYTWRHNQVLKEMAEVARVAVEARNKNGPPRVRGIRFVKEGVRCSVRRKGQRDDGGGILAAGDDWEVRVDEGNRTVPEEVVVTALRPDMVLVARSVHRLAMVELTVPWETRMDEARERKLDRYAELREECEKRGWRAEVHTVEVGCRGYAGRSVRRWVRGMGIGGRDGERWIRRICGAAEAGSAWIVGKAWGGGNRGV, from the coding sequence ATGTGGCAACTGCAAGTGTACGAGGTGGCAGTGTCCAGGGTTGAGAGGATGCAGCAGAAGATGAACTCGTACTACCGGAAGTGGTTAGGCGTTCCAAGAATGCTTACAGATCTGGCATTCTTTTGCAGATCAGGCAGGTTGCAATTGCCTATGACGTCAGTGGTGGAGGAGTTTAAAGCTGGCAAGGTTAggctagtgatgatgatgagggagTCAAAGGACCAGGTAATAGCAGGAGTTAGGCCACCGATCCGCACAGGGAGGAAGTGGAGGGCGGAGGAGGCTGCGGACGAGGCAGTGGCAATGGCAAAGTGGAAGGAGATGCAGGGTGCGGTTCAGGTGGGTCGGAAAGAGGTCGGGTTTCATCAGGGTGTCAGATGGTACAGCAAGCTAGGCAGGAAGGGTAGGAGGGAGTTGGTGGTGGAGGCGGttaaggagaaggaggaggagtaCCGCTTTGCCAAGGCTGTACAGCAGGGAGTGCAGGGAGCATGGACCCGATGGGAAGGGGTGGAGCAGAGGAAGGTGTCATGGAATGACATTTGGTCAATGTCCTCTGGAGCTGTGCGCTTCATGATCAGTTCCACCTTTGATGTTTTGCCGTCTCCAGTAAATCTCCAGAGATGGGGCACTGTGGAGGATGGTGGATGCAGGGTTTGCAACAAGGCGAAGGGCTCACTAGAGCACACTTTGTCAGCATGTGGAGGTCTATTACAGGTCTATACATGGAGGCATAACCAGGTGTTGAAGGAGATGGCGGAGGTGGCGAGGGTGGCAGTGGAGGCAAGGAATAAGAATGGGCCTCCTAGGGTGAGGGGAATCAGGTTTGTGAAGGAGGGTGTGAGATGCAGTGTGAGAAGGAAGGGTCAGAGGGATGATGGTGGGGGAATCTTAGCAGCGGGGGATGATTGGGAGGTGCGGGTGGATGAGGGAAACCGTACAGTGCCAGAGGAGGTGGTAGTAACTGCCCTTCGGCCGGACATGGTGCTGGTGGCTAGGTCTGTGCACAGGTTAGCAATGGTGGAGCTGACTGTGCCATGGGAGACAAGGATGGATGAGGCAAGGGAAAGAAAGCTGGATAGGTATGCTGAGTTGAGGGAGGAGTGTGAGAAAAGGGGGTGGAGAGCGGAGGTGCATACTGTGGAGGTGGGATGCAGGGGATATGCTGGACGATCGGTAAGGAGGTGGGTCAGAGGGATGGGAATAGGTGGTAGGGACGGGGAAAGGTGGATCAGGAGAATTTGTGGGGCAGCGGAGGCAGGATCTGCATGGATAGTAGGGAAGGCTTGGGGTGGTGGGAATAGGGGGGTGTAG